In Pleurodeles waltl isolate 20211129_DDA chromosome 5, aPleWal1.hap1.20221129, whole genome shotgun sequence, one genomic interval encodes:
- the LOC138295999 gene encoding neurofilament medium polypeptide-like isoform X2, whose amino-acid sequence MACSLALKTRSFPAVLDLLYLTLRVLEIRAVIITVEATTLPPIQGPGHALKAGDWVVVKKHGRKSCLEPRWKGPFQVILTTTTAVKCAGVPNWIHASHTKKVLCPTDEEVEALKLPMPDKTVLSAETEQNRTESEQAEAGEREILLEGEESDSLGEDQGESSDSDEEAEGDKEPEAAEGSKEPEAAEGSKEPEAAEGDKEPEAAESDKEPEESNGDEGLEKGEKAGEPDQRRAFPEADDPEKEKENVIDSPERGDKAEQNETVQTSTEKVAGPSNGHGAKRRLSISPVKQRTGEGLNDGERPKVKEKRKEVSVVVPTSSEEKDLTKEESTSEAESKREAKLKRKRIPNRRYSGPEWAYVVNDDWTDEFVSLSIENEEEEEIPIEKKSFMDSVD is encoded by the coding sequence gtggaagcgaccaccttgccaccgatccaaggtccaggacacgcactgaaagcaggtgactgggtcgtggtaaagaagcacgggaggaagtcgtgtctggaaccccgttggaaaggccctttccaagtgatcctgacgacaactaccgctgtgaagtgtgcgggggttcccaactggatccacgccagtcacacaaagaaggtgttgtgtcccacagatgaggaagttgaagcgctgaaactaccaatgcctgataaaacagtgctgagtgctgagacagaacaaaaccgaactgaaagcgaacaggcagaagcaggagagagagagatattattggagggcgaagagtccgactcacttggggaagaccaaggagaaagttcagacagcgacgaagaagctgaaggtgacaaagagcctgaagcagctgagggtagcaaagaacctgaagcagctgagggtagcaaagagcctgaagcagctgagggtgacaaagaacctgaagcagctgaaagtgacaaagagcctgaagaaagtaacggtgacgaagggctcgaaaaaggtgaaaaagcaggagagcctgatcagaggagggctttcccagaagcagacgatcccgaaaaagaaaaggagaacgtgattgattccccagaaagaggggacaaggcagaacagaacgaaacagttcaaacttctacagaaaaggtcgcaggtccgtcaaatggacacggtgcaaagaggagactaagtatatcaccagtaaaacaaaggactggagaaggtttgaacgacggagaaaggccaaaagtgaaagagaaaagaaaggaagtgtctgtcgtggtaccaacctcgagtgaagaaaaagacttgacaaaagaggaaagtaccagcgaagcagaatcgaaaagagaagcaaaattgaaaaggaaaaggataccgaacagaagatattccggtcctgaatgggcatatgtagtcaatgatgattggactgacgagtttgtatctctaagcatcgagaacgaagaagaagaagagataccaatagaaaagaaaagttttatggactctgtcgattga